From a region of the Candidatus Amarolinea dominans genome:
- a CDS encoding carboxypeptidase regulatory-like domain-containing protein: MTTIRFVLSLFVLLQLLPASAGVMPAADVPLPLLNGNFEAGFNPVTVVGVAGMVGNHWTPFVITGTLAFQAGQVEPPLNRWQVLAADTGAYVAGIAQTVTGDLLPQDSLRATARVYPPASVDGITGTIGLDPLGGSDPTAPSVVWSSAGSAGAWATLTVTATAAATQTTVFVKVEQAAVGPHGLVFVDDVTLERTGRTLRTFLPWVTTPLGDPTWQYQATGIIIGATGCTSTGLQGRVVAAGGAPQAGVRVAVWSALPGGPQMTVVTGADGRWRALLDPAAPLAGRWQVAVVDSRERLLSPLVGQIGFLDSLNSVEAPGIPTSDDCVNGHQWLTVNFQAQTTFPDYTLVSTRYISCQDNHLNHNLRVWVIEADGTQRRGTPVRFHEQGGFEEDKLTGADIYKPAGYIDYNLPGRQEFTVQVLAGPSGVTPYLSSMTPPTIDNCGGNNWGHHSYEVIFQHGQ; this comes from the coding sequence ATGACAACGATCCGTTTTGTCCTTAGCCTGTTCGTGTTGCTCCAACTGCTGCCCGCCTCGGCAGGGGTCATGCCTGCGGCTGACGTGCCGCTGCCCTTGCTCAACGGCAATTTCGAAGCCGGTTTCAACCCTGTCACCGTCGTGGGTGTGGCCGGCATGGTGGGCAACCACTGGACGCCCTTTGTCATCACCGGCACGCTGGCTTTTCAGGCCGGCCAGGTGGAGCCGCCGCTCAACCGTTGGCAGGTGTTGGCGGCCGATACCGGCGCCTATGTCGCAGGCATCGCGCAAACGGTGACGGGCGATCTGCTGCCCCAGGACAGCCTGCGCGCCACGGCCCGCGTCTACCCGCCGGCCAGCGTGGATGGCATCACCGGGACGATCGGCCTGGATCCCCTCGGCGGCAGCGATCCCACTGCGCCTTCGGTGGTCTGGAGCAGCGCCGGCAGCGCAGGCGCGTGGGCCACGCTGACGGTGACGGCCACTGCCGCCGCCACGCAGACCACGGTTTTCGTCAAGGTGGAGCAAGCGGCGGTCGGGCCGCACGGCCTGGTCTTCGTAGATGATGTGACGCTGGAGCGCACCGGCCGCACGCTGCGCACCTTCTTGCCCTGGGTGACCACGCCGCTCGGTGACCCAACCTGGCAGTACCAAGCCACGGGTATCATCATCGGCGCGACAGGCTGCACATCAACCGGCTTGCAGGGCCGCGTGGTCGCTGCTGGTGGAGCGCCGCAAGCCGGTGTACGCGTCGCAGTGTGGTCCGCTCTGCCCGGCGGCCCGCAGATGACCGTTGTCACCGGCGCAGACGGGCGCTGGCGGGCGCTGCTTGACCCGGCCGCGCCCCTGGCCGGACGCTGGCAGGTTGCCGTGGTGGATAGCCGCGAGCGCCTGCTCTCTCCTCTCGTGGGCCAGATTGGTTTTCTGGATTCCTTGAACAGCGTGGAAGCGCCGGGCATCCCCACCAGCGACGACTGTGTCAACGGCCATCAGTGGTTGACGGTGAATTTCCAGGCACAGACCACCTTCCCGGATTACACGCTGGTTTCCACGCGCTACATCTCGTGCCAGGACAACCACCTGAATCACAACCTGCGCGTGTGGGTCATCGAGGCCGACGGCACGCAGCGCCGCGGCACGCCGGTTCGTTTTCATGAACAGGGCGGCTTCGAGGAGGACAAGCTGACCGGCGCGGACATCTACAAGCCGGCCGGCTACATTGATTACAACCTGCCGGGGCGCCAGGAATTCACGGTGCAGGTGCTGGCCGGCCCCTCCGGCGTAACCCCTTACTTGAGCAGCATGACCCCGCCCACCATTGACAACTGCGGGGGTAACAACTGGGGACACCATTCGTACGAGGTCATCTTTCAGCATGGTCAGTAG